In Culicoidibacter larvae, the genomic stretch TGAGTTGCGGGAAATCTTTTTGCTGCCAATGGTGGCAGGAATTGGTGCCGGAGCAAAGGCGACGATGGCGGCGTACAATGAAATTGATGGTATGCCATGTCATGCCAATAAGTGGTTGCTAACCGATGTGTTGCGTGATGAACTTGGCTTTGATGGTTTTGTTATGGCTGATGGCGTGGCGCTGGACCGTTTACGAAATGATGATGTTGATGGTAAGCAGGCGGCAGCTTTTGGGCTTGAGGCTGGTGTCGATCTCAGTTTATGGGATGATGCTTATACTCATGCTGGTGAGAGTGTTACCAGCGGTTTACTTGATGAAGCTGTACTTGATAAGGCAGTTACTAGAATTTTAACGTTGAAGTTTGAGCTTGGATTGTTTGATGAAGAGCTTGAGGTGGTTGAGTTTGATAAGACGGGTGCCGAAGCGGTGAGCTTGCAGGCAGCCCGCGAGGCAATTGTACTCCTCCAAAATAATGAGCAGTTGCCGTTGTCAAAGGATATTAAGCATATTGCAGTGATTGGTCCTAACGCTAATCATTTGTATAATCAACTTGGTGACTATACTTCACCGCAACGTGATGATTATGGAGTGACTATGTTCCAAGGAATTGCAGCGGCAGTTGATGGTCAGGTGAGTTATCAGCCGGGATGTGGCGTGAAGTCTTATATTGATGGTGGTATTGCAGCGGCGGCGGAGCTTGCGGCGAAGGCAGATCAGGTGGTTTTGGTATTAGGTGGCTCAAGCACGCGTAATTTTAATATGCAGTTTGACAGTAATGGCGCAGTAATCGGAAGCAGTCGCGGTGCTGATATGAATTGCGGTGAAAATATGGATGTTGCTGACTTATGTTTGCCGCAACCGCAGCTTGATTTGCTTGACGCCGTTGTGGCGGTGAGCAAACAGCCGGTTGTTTCAGTGATTATCCAAGGGCGGCCACATGCGTTGTCAGAAGTGAGTGAGGTTTCGGGTAGTGTTGTTTGTGCTTGGTATCCCGGTCCATTTGGTGGTCAGGCAGTTGCTGAGGTGTTGTTTGGTGATGTGAATCCAAGCGGGAAGTTGCCGGCCTCATTGCCGCGGAGCAGTGCTCAATTGCCGGTGTATTACAATTATAAGGATAATGGTGCTTTGGTTGATTATAGTGATATGAGCGGCAGTCCTTTATTTGTATTTGGTCATGGTTTGTCTTATGCGCAGTTTGTATATAAGGATATGCGTTTTGTTGATGGTCGTGTCGAAGTGACGGTAGAGAATGTGAGTGCTATTGCTGGATTTGAAACGGTGCAGCTATATGTAAAAGCGAATAGTCGAATTGTGACACGCCGGGTGAAAGAGTTAAAGGATTTCCGGAAGCTTTGGTTTGAAGCCGGCGAGGAGCGTGTGGTGCGTTTTGAAGTAGACAGCGATGCATATTTTGGATATTGGAATGAGCGTATGCAGTTTGAGGTTGCGGATGGTCGCCTGCAAGTACTTGCTGGCGGCTCGTCAGCAACAGCGCTTGCAATGAAGTTAGAGATAAGCGATGGTAAAGTAATGCGCATTGATTAGTGGGCCGGAATTTGAGATAATAGAAGTATATTTAAAGGTGCTATCTTGTGATTGGTTGTTGATTAACTGATGGAACGAAGAGAGGGATTTTAGAAATGGCAGCGGGAAGTTTTCAGACAATGAAAAGTACGAATAAAGTGGCAGTGCTTGAGCAAATTTTTATTGGCGAGCCGGTTTCACGAGCGCAGATTGCTAAGGTAACCAAACTTACGCCGCCGACAGTGAGTTCGATGGTGAAGGAATTGATTGACGATGGTTTGGTTATTGAAACCACGACCGGCGAGTCAATTGGTGGTCGTAAGCCGATTTTGCTTTCGCTGAATCCATATAAGTTCTTTTCTATTGGCGTGCATATTGCGCCAAATTATTTTAAGTTGACGCAGGCAAATTTGCGAGGCGTCATTTTAGCTGAGGAAACCCACGAGTTATTTGCCGGTATGAATAAGGATGCTTTTACTGAGTTGTTGCTGGAAAAAACGGAGATGTTTATGCAGCAGTTTGATTGTAAAGATTTGCTTGGTATTGGTATTGCGGCTCATGGAATTATTGATAATAAACAAGGAAATGTAATTTTTTCACCTTATTATCAGTTGCATGATGTGGCTTTGCAGCAGGAATTTGAGGCGCGTTTTGACGTGCCGTCTTATTTGGAGAATGACTCGCGCGTGATGACCTGGGCTGAATTTTGGTCTGGTGCCGGACGTTATTGTGATTCCTTCGCGACCATTAAGGTCGACCAAGGAATCGGCGGCGGTTTAGTCATCAATCGACAGTTGATTCATGGTAATAGTTCAGTGGCTGGTGAGTTTGGTCATATGACGCTTGATATTCATGGTGAGCCGTGTCGTTGCGGGAATCGTGGTTGTTTGGAGACGCTGGCCGGCTTCCGTGCGGTGTTTAAGCGGATTAATGAGCGCTTAACAGCTAGTGGTTTGGAGCCGTTGCCAAAGTATGATTATGCGCGTTTGCAGGCTGAGTATGAGGCAGGAAATGAGATTGTGCATGATGAGTTTGATAAGTTGGCAACGTATTTGAGCATTGGCATTGTTAATATTTTGCATGCGATTGGCAGTGATTTGATTGTTATTGGCGGGCAGATTAGTCGTTTTGAGCCGATGTTGTTGCCGCTGATTCGCGAGCGCGTGGCAGCGCGAGCGATTACTTTGGAAGAGCGGGCAGTGCCGATTGTGTTTTCACAACTTGGTGACGATGTTGTTTCGATTGGTGCGAATATTCTGGTTCTGCGTCATATTTTAGAACCTGATTATATGAATCATAGCGATTGATTATAAAGGAAAATGCTTTTTGCGTCGTCATGGCAAAAAGCATTTTGTTTTTTCTCTAAAAAGGCTTGTGAAGCAATAGGAAATACTATATAATAAGGAAGGTAACGCGCTTACTGGACTATGGTGCCATAGCCAAGTGGTAAGGCATGGGACTGCAACTCCCTGATCGTCGGTTCAAATCCGTCTGGCACCTCCATAGAGAATTGATAAAGCAATGATTTCGGTCATTGCTTTTTTTGATGTTGAAAAATAATAAAGTGATAGCAGAGTAACTCTTAACTATCACTTTTATTAACTATAACTAATACATTACCAACTTTTTTGTTCGTAATGGTTCGTTTAAAAGCTTCCTGAATATTATCGAAATCGTAGGTTGAGTCAATGACTGGCTTATACTTTCCTACTTCAACAAGTTTTTTTATAAAATTAAGTGCTATTTTTGTTTCGCTGGATAATCCTTTCGCAACACTTACGAAGCGACCATCAGGTTGCAAAGCGTTCTTTAAAATTGTTTTATCCATTTTTCCGACTGCATCAAAGATAATGTCATATTGCCCTAATAGATTCTTGTAGTCAGTTAAAGTATAATCTATGGTTTGATCGGCACCGAGTTCTTTTAGTAAGCCTAAGTTGTTGGTACTTGCAATTGCGGTGACTTTTGCACCGTAGGCTTTTGCTAACTGCACCGCTGCGGTTCCTACCGCTCCCGACGCACCATAAATTAATACATTTGAACAACTCTTGATGTTCGCTTTGTTTAGGAATGTATGAGCTGTACATCCCCCAAAGGCTAACGCTGCTGCTGAATTAATATCTAGGTTATTTGGTGCGATTGCAATTGCCTTCTTTTCGTTTATGCATTTATACTCGGCATGGGCTTTAAATTTTATATCGCTTGAGCCAAATACTTTATCACCGGGAGAAAAATCAGTGACAGCATCGCCAACTTGTACAACCGTGCCAGAAAATTCACTTCCTAAGATAGGCTGACGTAATTTTTTCAGACCAAAAATTATTTTCATAAATGGTTGGGTTAATGAAAAGATGGATTTGTCGCCTGCACTTACTGTTGTAGCTGAGACTTTTACAAGTACTTCATTAGGTTTTGGAATAGGAATTGGTTGTTCTAAGAATTTTATTGCTGAGATATCATTATAAGCGGTACAAGCCGCTACTTTCATCATTTCTGTTTTCATTAGTTGTTTCCTTCTTTCAATAGAGTAAATCTTTGATTGCAATAATTATAATAATTATATTTGCAATCAGCCCTAAGATAATTAAAAAGATGTCATAAAGAGACTTATAACTTGGGAGTCCAATAAGGTTAAAGAGAAATAAAACTACTGAAACAACAATGTTAATCCAGAGAATATACGGTACTGGTACGAAAATATTAACAATCATCATAATAATTGGCAGACTCATCATTAAGGCAATACCAAACCACATTAATTGGGTTATCTTTTGTCCACCAATTGTTCCGCTGCTGGGATTAAAATCACCACTATATAAACGTAAGACATCACCTAATAAATATAGCAAAATAACCACTGCCCATAATACTATGAAAGGTACTTTATTATCCATTAAACTTCATCCTTTACATTAGTTTCTAGTATTGTGATAAAGCCATTGATTGTTGCTTGGATTATGTCAGTAATTTCAGTGAAATCCATCTTAAGAGTGTTTGTTACTAGTAATGTGGCAATGCCGTGAACATACAACCACATATTCATGAATATTTGTTTTGCAGCCTTGCTATCCAGATCAAATCCAAGTTCTGGCAAATCAGTTGATAGATATTCATTTTCATTTTTATTTTCAATAAAATCCATAAAGTTGGCGCCCTTATAATTATCTTCTAAGAAGAGTAGGTGAAATAATTGCGGCTCATCTATTGCAAACTCAACATATTTAATTCCGACATTTGCAATAAAATTTTCGTTCTTTTCTACGGCTGAAAAAAATTGAATGTAAAATGCTTCGACCAAGCTAATGAATTCATTTTTAAGTTCGTCCATATCAGTATATTCTCGGAAGATAGGATGAGTTGAGCAATTTAAGTTTTTGGCAATCTCTCGGGCATTAACTGCTTTAAATCCTTGCTGACGCGTTATATCCCAGACTGCGTCAATGATATTTTGTTTGCTTATTTTTATTTTAGGTGGCATTTAGTAATCTCTCCCTCTATTTTTAAAAAACAATTGTTACGTAACTAATGTTATTTTATCATATTTATGGTGATTGTCAAATTTTTTTACTTTATGATAAAATAACATTATAAATGTATGAAACAGGTGGTCAATTATGAATATAACTACTCAACGTTGTAGTGTTCGTCCGTTCGAAAAAAGTGATATCAAAGCGTTTATGGCTTATCGAAATAATATGGAATGGATGCAATACCAAGGGTTTAAAGGGTTGTCTGAGCAGCAATACATAGAAGGACTACTTAATACACAGCATACACTTTACGAAGGCATACAACTGGCAATTATTCATAATGAGTTAGATATACTAATTGGTGATTTTTACCTTAAACAAGTAGGCAAAGTTATGTTGATCGGCTATTCTATTAGTCCGGATATGGCTCGGCAAGGTTACGCATATGAGGTAGTATCAGTAATGATTGATCAATTAGTTAGAAAGGATATTGATTATATTAAAGCTGGTGTTGACAAAGAAAATGTCGCTTCGATAGCATTACTTAAAAAGCTTGGGTTTGAATACATCGGATTTATTGAAGATGAAGATATATATATATTGCAAGTTTGAAGTGAAGCTGATTTTATGAAATAAGGATAAAGCAATGATTGTGATTATTGCATTTTTGCTAAAGTGCATAGTAAATAGTGTGAATAATCGTTAAATTGGGAGAATATTGCGAAATAACGCTCGAAATGGTATTATATAGGACAAGATAGATAGAAAATTTTGAGAGGATTAGTGAGGAATATGTATGGCTATTGAGTTTCGTGTGGGGACACAAATTAAGTCAATAAGAAGCGCCAAGAAGATATCACAGACACAATTAAGTAACGGAATTTGTAATATAAATACTTTAGTACGGATAGAAGCAAACGAAACATCACCATCGTTTGAGCTATTGTTGGCACTAGTTAATAAATTAGGGATTGATATGGAAGAGTTAATTTCCAATGTTAGGTATCAGAATAATAGAACTTATTACAATATTAAAGAAACAATTGAAGACTATTTCAGTACATACCAATGGAAGAAAGCTAAAAAACAATTAGAATTAATTAGCGAAGATATATATAACGAACTGCCAATTCATGAACAACAGTATGTTGATATAATAAAAATTGAAATTGCTAAACATGTTGATAGAAATTTTTCATACGCTCATCATCTTGCAAATGAAGCTTTATATAAAACTTATAAAGATAAAGCGCGATATTTTACTCACCAAGAAATGGAGTTAATTAATATTATTTTACAATTTGACCAATCAAAAAAACATTTGGAGTTAACGAATCGAGTTATTGATTGGATAGAGCAGACTCCAGAAATGTTACGAGATTATCATGCATATATGTTATTGCTAAATGGTATTAGCACATATTGCTATGAGAATGATGATTGGCAAGCGGCATATAATTATGCAAAAGTTGGATATAAAGTTGCATTGGAGAAGCAAGGAACAAAGTTTATTCCAAGTTTTTTATTCACTGAGGGTTTAAGTTTGTATATGTTAAATCAGGATCAGGAAAAGGGGATCCAGGATATGAAAGATGCTTTGGATTTCTGCAAGGTAACTGGAATGACTGAGTTTTATCAGGCAATTATTTTTGAGTTAGAACGATACAATATAATATTAGAAAAAGGACAACTTCGATAAGTTGTCCTTTTTGCAATTAATGACCAATCCAGATCAATAGTAAAAATCGTAACATGAAAAACACCTCCTTCTTGACTATTGTAGCTTATAGGTTTTATAAATTATACATATAGTGGTAATTTCTGAGATTGCTCTAATAAAATTGTAGACTTTTTTATACAAATTAGGGAATAGTGACAGAGTTTTTAATAAGTTATACTATATATGAGTTCTTAAGTTTGAAGATGAACTCAGCTATGGTTGCTTGTCGAGGCTCAATATTCATCTTATGAATCCGTAAAGAAAAGGAACTTTCTGGACAAGCAACTTATTAATTTGTGGGGACAAAAAACGAAAACTACTCGGAAGAGTAGTTTTTTTATTAGAAAAAAAACCGGAAATGTTATAGAATATAATGTAAGTAAAAAATGGGGGGCTACAACATGCAAAGTTTATTGGATAATGAGTACTTGGATTTTGATTTTGGAACTGCGCTTAAAACTATTAGAAAAGAGCGCGGTTTGAAAAGAAGAGAGGTGTTTGAGGGGATTTGTTCCGAAAATACTTATGGTAATATTGAAAATAATATTACCAAAAATTATGATTTTCGTTTTTTAGTGTCGTTTTGCAGTCGATTAGGAGTAACCGTTGATTATTTAGTTGCTCGTGGTGCAAACCGTAAGCTGGAAAATTATAGCGAGAAGATTATTGAGTTGAATCAGTATTTACGGGTTATAGATTTAGCGAATGCACAAATAATAGTTGATGATTTTTATGCAACAAATGCGGTTTATGAATTGCCAACTCGTGATAAACAGGTTGTCATGTTCGCTAAAGCGGCACTTTATGCATTTACTGAGAATTGTGACAATAAGAAGGCGCAAGTGATGTTAGAAGAAGCACTCAGCCTAACTTTTGATGTGAATAATGCATACACTGAAAGAAATCGAAGAATGTATAATCGTTGGGAAGTAAATGCGGTAAATTTGTTGTTAAAAGTCACCGACGGCAGCAACAAGTATCTGAAAATAGCCGAGCATATGTTAGGATATTTAGAGGTGCATCCGGTTGAACATTATGAACCGCTGGTTATGTTATTGCGTACAGCTCTGGCGAATATTTATTATGCTAAGCAAGATTATCAACAGGTATTAGTATTAGCTGAAGCTGGTATTAAAGAATCATTTGAAATGAAATCGTTCGTTCATCTGCCTGTATTTTATATGTATAAAGCTATTTGTTTACATACTGATAATGCTGATATTAATGAAGTGAATGCATTTGCACGTAGGTCACTGGTTGTGGCAAAATTTATTGATGTTCCTAGCGTATATGAAGGTCTGCAAAGTCTTGCTGTTGAGAATGGTATTAACCTGAATGATATTGAATTACAGTTTTAGCTTGTGATTAAGTTGAAAAAAGCCCCAAACATTTGGGGTTTTTTTCGTGATTTTTTAGATATAATTATTGTATGAAGGGGGAATGTTTCGTGAAAAAAATAATGATAACAACGATTTTTGTCTTAAGTTTGGGGTTTATGACCCTTTTTAATACGACTTCTGTTTTTGCCGGCGGCAGCAGCCACGGTGCAGTTATTGAGGGTATTGAAACAAGTGCCGAGTATGGGCATGTGCTGGACTATAATAATACTAATGAGGTTTTGGAGCGAATTAATTATATTTCATATATTCGTGACTGGAATGCTGGCTCATATAAATTTTATACTATGTCTCCTGACAATGGGACGCAGTTGATTAAAAAAGGAACTTTGCGTCTTGAAACCGGAGTAGGTAATACGGCTACTAGTTTAGCTGATATTTATAGTGCTTATGGAGTTAATATTAAACTTTATGTGACTTCTGATGGTACAACGTTTTCAGAGGTTACCGGCGAGCTGGATGCAAAAGGATATTATGCAAATGATGTTGATTTAAAAGGGTATTATGTTGAATATGAGATGACCAGAGATACGATATTAGATTTAAGTGTTGCATTGTATGTTACTCATGAGATTCGTATTGATTATGATAAATTGACTCCGGCACAAAAAGCCGGAACCGAAGGTTTAGCTCAATGGCTTGATTCTAAAAGTGCAAATGCAGCAGCAACACCGAATTATCAGCGAATTTTCATTGTTAATCCAGAAATTAGCGGAACAGTAAAATATCAACAATTGGCAGATCAGGCTGATATGCCGGTTTGGGATCAGGCAACGGTGATTGCTGATGTGCCGGTTGATTTGCTGCGAGCTGATGGAAGCATTATTGCATCTACAAAGACAGATGCAAACGGACGTTTTGTTTTTTCAAATCAGTTAGATAATGCGACCGGATTTAATCTGGCAAATAGTTCAGAACAATTATATATTTCAATTGATGGACAGGGCATGAAAGAATGGCAGGTTGTTGCCGGAACGTCTGTTGTTCTAACAGATGATTTGGCACTTGGAACAATTATTGATGTCAGCAAGAGTCAGACTGATTTTGATTTTGCAATGT encodes the following:
- a CDS encoding helix-turn-helix domain-containing protein translates to MQSLLDNEYLDFDFGTALKTIRKERGLKRREVFEGICSENTYGNIENNITKNYDFRFLVSFCSRLGVTVDYLVARGANRKLENYSEKIIELNQYLRVIDLANAQIIVDDFYATNAVYELPTRDKQVVMFAKAALYAFTENCDNKKAQVMLEEALSLTFDVNNAYTERNRRMYNRWEVNAVNLLLKVTDGSNKYLKIAEHMLGYLEVHPVEHYEPLVMLLRTALANIYYAKQDYQQVLVLAEAGIKESFEMKSFVHLPVFYMYKAICLHTDNADINEVNAFARRSLVVAKFIDVPSVYEGLQSLAVENGINLNDIELQF
- a CDS encoding DUF6326 family protein: MDNKVPFIVLWAVVILLYLLGDVLRLYSGDFNPSSGTIGGQKITQLMWFGIALMMSLPIIMMIVNIFVPVPYILWINIVVSVVLFLFNLIGLPSYKSLYDIFLIILGLIANIIIIIIAIKDLLY
- a CDS encoding glycoside hydrolase family 3 N-terminal domain-containing protein, giving the protein MELYKQKEAPISARVEDLLSRMTLDEKVGQINQRLYGWKSYQKVDDDYELTDYFKDEVARFGGIGCLYGVFRADPWSRVNHETGIPHADSLKVARMLQAYVREHTRLGIPLLLSEEVPHGHQALDSVLYPTNIGMGSTWNPELQMQVSAAVAAELHYKGVQLGLVSALDVLREPRWGRSEECFSEDPYLASIFTTAVVAGLQRKIDSTKTVAVLKHFCAQGEPMGGHNTAAAVIGERELREIFLLPMVAGIGAGAKATMAAYNEIDGMPCHANKWLLTDVLRDELGFDGFVMADGVALDRLRNDDVDGKQAAAFGLEAGVDLSLWDDAYTHAGESVTSGLLDEAVLDKAVTRILTLKFELGLFDEELEVVEFDKTGAEAVSLQAAREAIVLLQNNEQLPLSKDIKHIAVIGPNANHLYNQLGDYTSPQRDDYGVTMFQGIAAAVDGQVSYQPGCGVKSYIDGGIAAAAELAAKADQVVLVLGGSSTRNFNMQFDSNGAVIGSSRGADMNCGENMDVADLCLPQPQLDLLDAVVAVSKQPVVSVIIQGRPHALSEVSEVSGSVVCAWYPGPFGGQAVAEVLFGDVNPSGKLPASLPRSSAQLPVYYNYKDNGALVDYSDMSGSPLFVFGHGLSYAQFVYKDMRFVDGRVEVTVENVSAIAGFETVQLYVKANSRIVTRRVKELKDFRKLWFEAGEERVVRFEVDSDAYFGYWNERMQFEVADGRLQVLAGGSSATALAMKLEISDGKVMRID
- a CDS encoding MucBP domain-containing protein produces the protein MKKIMITTIFVLSLGFMTLFNTTSVFAGGSSHGAVIEGIETSAEYGHVLDYNNTNEVLERINYISYIRDWNAGSYKFYTMSPDNGTQLIKKGTLRLETGVGNTATSLADIYSAYGVNIKLYVTSDGTTFSEVTGELDAKGYYANDVDLKGYYVEYEMTRDTILDLSVALYVTHEIRIDYDKLTPAQKAGTEGLAQWLDSKSANAAATPNYQRIFIVNPEISGTVKYQQLADQADMPVWDQATVIADVPVDLLRADGSIIASTKTDANGRFVFSNQLDNATGFNLANSSEQLYISIDGQGMKEWQVVAGTSVVLTDDLALGTIIDVSKSQTDFDFAMSKTDWKSGYTNHDLKGENALGSQFILTNFEKAQDVSTVTAHYLDESGNILADAKKMSGPVNAAYQTEKLDIDGYEFKMMDPLSAAVSGTFKQNHQDVIYIYTKVPGTNVLPETGSGYVEGVLGGMLFLISGSAYVIINSKRK
- a CDS encoding helix-turn-helix domain-containing protein, which translates into the protein MAIEFRVGTQIKSIRSAKKISQTQLSNGICNINTLVRIEANETSPSFELLLALVNKLGIDMEELISNVRYQNNRTYYNIKETIEDYFSTYQWKKAKKQLELISEDIYNELPIHEQQYVDIIKIEIAKHVDRNFSYAHHLANEALYKTYKDKARYFTHQEMELINIILQFDQSKKHLELTNRVIDWIEQTPEMLRDYHAYMLLLNGISTYCYENDDWQAAYNYAKVGYKVALEKQGTKFIPSFLFTEGLSLYMLNQDQEKGIQDMKDALDFCKVTGMTEFYQAIIFELERYNIILEKGQLR
- a CDS encoding NAD(P)-dependent alcohol dehydrogenase — protein: MKTEMMKVAACTAYNDISAIKFLEQPIPIPKPNEVLVKVSATTVSAGDKSIFSLTQPFMKIIFGLKKLRQPILGSEFSGTVVQVGDAVTDFSPGDKVFGSSDIKFKAHAEYKCINEKKAIAIAPNNLDINSAAALAFGGCTAHTFLNKANIKSCSNVLIYGASGAVGTAAVQLAKAYGAKVTAIASTNNLGLLKELGADQTIDYTLTDYKNLLGQYDIIFDAVGKMDKTILKNALQPDGRFVSVAKGLSSETKIALNFIKKLVEVGKYKPVIDSTYDFDNIQEAFKRTITNKKVGNVLVIVNKSDS
- a CDS encoding TetR/AcrR family transcriptional regulator — encoded protein: MPPKIKISKQNIIDAVWDITRQQGFKAVNAREIAKNLNCSTHPIFREYTDMDELKNEFISLVEAFYIQFFSAVEKNENFIANVGIKYVEFAIDEPQLFHLLFLEDNYKGANFMDFIENKNENEYLSTDLPELGFDLDSKAAKQIFMNMWLYVHGIATLLVTNTLKMDFTEITDIIQATINGFITILETNVKDEV
- a CDS encoding ROK family transcriptional regulator — its product is MKSTNKVAVLEQIFIGEPVSRAQIAKVTKLTPPTVSSMVKELIDDGLVIETTTGESIGGRKPILLSLNPYKFFSIGVHIAPNYFKLTQANLRGVILAEETHELFAGMNKDAFTELLLEKTEMFMQQFDCKDLLGIGIAAHGIIDNKQGNVIFSPYYQLHDVALQQEFEARFDVPSYLENDSRVMTWAEFWSGAGRYCDSFATIKVDQGIGGGLVINRQLIHGNSSVAGEFGHMTLDIHGEPCRCGNRGCLETLAGFRAVFKRINERLTASGLEPLPKYDYARLQAEYEAGNEIVHDEFDKLATYLSIGIVNILHAIGSDLIVIGGQISRFEPMLLPLIRERVAARAITLEERAVPIVFSQLGDDVVSIGANILVLRHILEPDYMNHSD
- a CDS encoding GNAT family N-acetyltransferase; its protein translation is MNITTQRCSVRPFEKSDIKAFMAYRNNMEWMQYQGFKGLSEQQYIEGLLNTQHTLYEGIQLAIIHNELDILIGDFYLKQVGKVMLIGYSISPDMARQGYAYEVVSVMIDQLVRKDIDYIKAGVDKENVASIALLKKLGFEYIGFIEDEDIYILQV